One genomic region from Campylobacter concisus encodes:
- a CDS encoding Mbeg1-like protein has product MLTKKSNKELINCFKDYIDIADASYAMLHNVFENERNGLDELYDKFGKDNVPENIVNSYREDEIKKPVWRYKDNIRKGDILNGDIQDKDGNVVKKVGDPTAYALCIEARFMADKIVKKPVGANGETKDTELKNDVKNFIALVPDQPPYIFYKPESLSPRTKLFVNRYELVKHMPNQKSGFSSTIFYDTLKSNYIIGFRGTEMKINDLLDDAFMAITSRALMQISALKSLQSSMQEAINSHSQNLSSLDNTAKDIILSGHSLGGHLAQIYAVTFKDSGVKELYTYNAPGIYGGILASAFTWSLRLLSFVAKAIAKGARWIARVIDKDGFIGKMVGSVFNKIKGMFGFKDDKSSVDEYVDVVKNNEQAQKTLADKKVSSNINKASKEKDIDIEIHHVESVKQSINRDEDSFSKDVAVLIEPTFSVISDLGYKLGIDTTGEVKYENTENRHLVNILVRSHFLKESVLVLYMLCYLLENKENEAKIEGKDIAEALDYLNEYIQSLKFKLKCIRSKLNLDVNIDDISDASMLDTPLYIFYAYLNLFYEYGKFSDENFKQDMVGYIIENLGSNIDKNSNKEAHLVKILDIDDLDKLDATKIVSDTRAGDIDMLVAICALNLFVFEKKIDVNELGKYFSYSKNIYKNITILRDNRVDIAEASIFVKDRIDMLKSIINLKYADLVKLKENENFLASIDSNDISSSYEAIVIANNKSAQNNDDVAYNNKVATDDIKALMNESVGSIFYKNNDTLSVSAVDKSIVDVEVLKEIFKLDSKNMNQRIYLNSALLSKANEEEDYPLYFKDEKYNSDENIPLNFTHQPRDEDKDIGRLNVAYRNSQANILNYSLLNKSLNIDLKPMSKKTKEALSNLNQRQNLQKDNQSKEISSTATSCPVIEDDTIICPHGGHVILKSRAGRSIRSDDQGVILDVDFINSPIVGCSARTPCVIVAYVPRSALSLKSMNDHYAVMQDLVPNCLSNTGSSLRCIKKENKLKLEHSLSNPSMQDSSEIIKDINLNNAYIRLHIKSALNQTDNLAVCIYKLNDVEYKNQEGFKEMELNLDEGSDIKDKKLKEYLKARFRDDKFSISSFNFKYSLMDKNFIFITPKYTEPIYKDMTLPKSGVGFFQFVDDMSDDNNLIYITPSKAKTVCIKFACGLDSEYSDDINIIKTVVVA; this is encoded by the coding sequence GTGCTAACTAAAAAATCAAATAAAGAGCTAATAAATTGCTTTAAAGACTATATTGATATAGCTGATGCAAGTTATGCAATGCTTCATAATGTATTTGAGAATGAAAGAAATGGACTTGATGAGCTTTATGATAAATTTGGTAAAGATAATGTCCCTGAAAATATCGTAAATTCTTATAGAGAAGATGAAATAAAAAAGCCTGTTTGGAGATATAAAGATAATATAAGAAAAGGTGATATTTTAAATGGTGATATCCAAGACAAAGATGGAAATGTGGTAAAAAAAGTAGGAGATCCTACCGCTTATGCTCTTTGTATAGAAGCAAGATTTATGGCAGATAAAATAGTAAAGAAGCCGGTTGGAGCAAATGGAGAAACAAAAGATACTGAACTCAAAAATGATGTAAAAAATTTTATAGCTTTGGTACCAGATCAGCCACCCTATATCTTTTATAAACCCGAATCCCTCTCCCCTCGCACAAAACTTTTTGTTAATCGCTATGAGCTAGTAAAGCACATGCCTAATCAAAAGTCAGGTTTTAGCTCAACTATATTTTATGACACGCTTAAGTCAAACTATATCATAGGCTTTAGAGGAACAGAGATGAAAATAAATGATCTCTTAGATGATGCCTTTATGGCCATCACATCAAGAGCGCTTATGCAAATATCTGCTTTAAAATCACTTCAGTCCTCTATGCAAGAAGCTATAAATTCTCATAGTCAAAACTTAAGTAGCTTAGATAACACCGCCAAAGACATCATTTTATCAGGTCACTCGTTAGGAGGTCATCTAGCTCAAATATATGCAGTAACTTTCAAAGATAGCGGAGTAAAAGAACTTTATACTTATAACGCTCCAGGAATTTATGGTGGCATATTAGCTTCAGCTTTTACTTGGAGCTTAAGGCTTCTTAGCTTTGTGGCTAAAGCCATAGCAAAAGGTGCAAGATGGATAGCAAGAGTCATAGACAAAGATGGCTTTATAGGAAAGATGGTAGGCTCAGTCTTTAACAAGATAAAAGGTATGTTTGGCTTTAAAGATGATAAGAGCAGCGTAGACGAATATGTAGATGTGGTTAAAAATAATGAACAGGCTCAAAAGACTCTTGCAGATAAAAAGGTGAGCTCTAATATAAATAAAGCTAGCAAAGAAAAAGATATAGACATAGAGATACATCACGTAGAGAGCGTTAAACAAAGTATCAATAGAGATGAAGATAGCTTTTCGAAAGATGTGGCTGTTTTGATAGAACCTACCTTTTCGGTTATATCTGATCTAGGCTATAAGCTAGGCATAGATACAACTGGCGAAGTAAAGTATGAAAATACCGAGAATAGACACTTAGTGAATATATTGGTTAGATCTCACTTTTTAAAAGAGAGTGTTTTGGTTTTATATATGCTGTGCTATCTTCTAGAAAACAAAGAAAATGAAGCAAAAATAGAAGGCAAAGATATAGCTGAAGCACTTGATTATCTAAATGAATATATCCAGTCACTTAAATTTAAACTAAAATGCATAAGATCGAAGTTAAATTTGGATGTAAATATAGATGATATAAGTGATGCTTCTATGCTAGATACGCCTTTATATATCTTTTATGCTTATTTAAATCTCTTTTATGAATATGGCAAATTTAGTGATGAAAATTTTAAGCAAGATATGGTCGGGTATATAATAGAAAATTTAGGCAGCAACATAGATAAAAATAGCAATAAAGAGGCACATCTAGTAAAGATACTAGATATAGATGATCTAGATAAACTAGATGCGACAAAGATAGTAAGTGATACTAGAGCTGGCGACATAGATATGCTAGTGGCTATTTGTGCTTTGAATTTATTTGTATTTGAAAAAAAGATAGATGTAAATGAGCTTGGTAAATACTTCTCTTATAGCAAAAACATCTATAAAAATATAACGATACTACGAGATAATAGAGTAGATATAGCAGAGGCTAGCATCTTTGTAAAAGATAGAATAGATATGCTAAAGAGCATAATAAATCTAAAATATGCGGATCTAGTAAAGCTAAAAGAAAATGAAAATTTCTTGGCTAGCATAGACTCTAATGACATAAGCTCTAGCTATGAAGCCATAGTAATAGCTAATAATAAATCCGCTCAAAATAACGATGATGTAGCTTACAACAATAAAGTAGCAACCGATGATATAAAAGCTCTTATGAATGAGAGCGTGGGAAGTATCTTTTATAAAAACAACGATACCCTTAGTGTAAGTGCAGTGGATAAAAGTATAGTCGATGTTGAGGTATTAAAGGAGATATTTAAGCTAGATAGTAAAAATATGAATCAAAGAATATATCTAAACTCTGCCCTTTTGTCTAAAGCCAATGAAGAGGAGGATTATCCACTTTATTTTAAAGACGAAAAATATAATAGTGATGAGAATATACCTCTAAATTTTACTCATCAGCCAAGAGATGAGGATAAAGATATAGGAAGGCTAAATGTTGCTTATAGAAATTCTCAAGCAAATATATTAAATTATTCACTATTAAATAAGAGTCTAAATATTGATCTAAAACCAATGAGCAAAAAGACTAAAGAGGCTCTTTCAAATTTAAATCAAAGGCAAAATTTACAAAAAGATAATCAATCTAAAGAAATTTCATCTACTGCGACTTCATGCCCTGTCATAGAAGATGACACTATCATTTGCCCACACGGTGGTCATGTGATCTTAAAAAGTAGGGCAGGCAGGAGCATAAGATCAGATGATCAAGGTGTGATACTCGATGTTGATTTTATAAACTCGCCGATAGTAGGCTGCTCAGCTAGGACTCCATGCGTCATAGTAGCTTATGTACCAAGATCGGCACTTAGTTTAAAAAGTATGAATGATCACTACGCTGTAATGCAAGATCTAGTGCCAAACTGCCTAAGCAACACTGGATCTTCGCTAAGGTGCATAAAAAAAGAGAATAAACTAAAACTAGAGCATAGTTTAAGTAATCCTAGTATGCAAGATAGTAGCGAAATAATAAAAGATATAAATTTAAATAATGCCTACATAAGGCTTCATATAAAATCAGCCCTTAATCAAACAGATAATCTTGCTGTTTGTATATATAAGCTAAACGATGTGGAATATAAAAACCAAGAGGGATTTAAAGAAATGGAGCTAAATTTAGACGAAGGCTCTGATATAAAAGATAAGAAGCTAAAAGAGTATCTAAAGGCTCGGTTTAGAGATGATAAATTTAGTATCTCATCATTTAACTTCAAATACTCGCTTATGGATAAAAATTTTATTTTTATTACCCCTAAATATACTGAGCCTATCTATAAAGATATGACGCTTCCTAAGAGCGGAGTAGGATTTTTTCAGTTTGTAGATGATATGAGTGACGATAACAATCTTATCTATATTACGCCAAGTAAGGCAAAAACAGTATGTATAAAATTTGCTTGTGGGTTAGATAGTGAATATAGCGATGATATAAATATAATTAAAACAGTAGTGGTGGCATAA